A genomic region of Cydia splendana chromosome 17, ilCydSple1.2, whole genome shotgun sequence contains the following coding sequences:
- the LOC134798977 gene encoding uncharacterized protein LOC134798977, giving the protein MYLLLTTLLPLLIIPLVTSRATVAPTHLFLSRVGPCADSSKMAVRVSELSIMRRFYDFILSGQLNITGNFSDGWDIKATMQKCPDIRNTDTCDHYRSFTVVSGGCSGESLPGFDHYSMFFHYLSPKMSCPIKPGQYRIENYPFFTEDNYLAVTEAKISTSVFGYTVRLEGYSDSEQILCVEAYLRLLYLRDHNWLDLETAATEPPPTEEDD; this is encoded by the exons ATGTATTTATTACTAACAACGCTCTTACCGTTATTGATTATTCCACTGGTGACCTCACGCGCCACCGTAGCTCCAACTCACTTATTCCTGAGCCGAGTGGGCCCTTGCGCCGACTCCTCCAAGATGGCGGTGAGAGTGTCGGAGCTGAGCATCATGCGCCGGTTCTACGACTTCATACTGTCGGGACAGCTGAATATTACTGGGAATTTCAGTGATGGCTGGGATATTAAG gcaacgATGCAGAAGTGCCCAGACATACGCAACACCGACACATGCGACCACTACCGGTCTTTCACGGTCGTCTCTGGCGGCTGCAGCGGCGAGAGTTTGCCCGGCTTCGATCACTACAGCATGTTCTTCCACTACCTTAGTCCCAA AATGAGTTGCCCAATAAAACCTGGGCAGTACCGCATTGAAAACTACCCGTTCTTCACGGAGGACAACTACCTGGCCGTGACGGAGGCTAAAATATCCACCAGTGTGTTCGGGTACACGGTGCGGCTAGAAGGCTATAGCGATTCAGAGCAG ATACTGTGCGTGGAGGCGTACTTGCGTCTGCTGTACCTGCGTGACCACAACTGGCTGGACCTGGAGACCGCCGCCACCGAGCCACCGCCCACCGAGGAAGACGACTAG